A window of the Hydrogenispora ethanolica genome harbors these coding sequences:
- a CDS encoding O-antigen ligase family protein, which translates to MFEFHKQMNKSGCLAGWREYVTGFIEKTPFHSLLFMIAIIYLEGVPGLRWLVWTARLFLLSGLVIWFYNLRRKGCSSVHIPFLFLLFFVYSMLSGIWSTSVPDPSVLLDLMILGVFFFMATNVIQPEIHFQKVLWLVQFITLCFTVVTIVKTFGTGFLRAGAFPGQDPNVYGFYLLLAMGIQLAFIAAGPRQRHFWLHAGLLILNLTSLLITESRGDFLGFVVMFLMLFWVGSFRKRWLVFAGFVLALLFFLPPGSALWERFTSLAVDRGNRRLDIWLISWHIIQSHPWFGIGLSNFPNEIGTYIQGTKTMNLIHPGTGVHNSILGIWSELGLVGLLFFGWILATVLMHGRQVMKRLSNGTFESLAIQGLLIATTGIFAASLCLGAYFRKYFWLPMALIEVLYQRRHQFGQTSEKTGIER; encoded by the coding sequence ATGTTTGAATTTCATAAACAAATGAACAAGTCCGGATGTCTAGCGGGTTGGCGAGAATATGTAACGGGGTTTATTGAGAAAACCCCTTTTCATTCGTTGCTTTTTATGATTGCAATCATCTATCTTGAAGGAGTCCCGGGGTTGCGCTGGCTAGTCTGGACAGCACGGCTTTTTCTGTTGTCCGGATTGGTGATATGGTTTTATAACCTGCGCCGTAAAGGTTGTTCCTCCGTCCATATTCCCTTTTTGTTTCTGCTTTTTTTCGTATATAGCATGCTCTCTGGTATCTGGTCTACCTCTGTACCCGATCCATCAGTGCTGCTCGATCTAATGATACTAGGTGTGTTCTTTTTTATGGCCACCAATGTTATCCAACCCGAAATTCATTTCCAAAAAGTTTTATGGTTGGTTCAGTTCATCACGCTCTGCTTTACCGTGGTGACTATCGTGAAAACTTTTGGAACTGGTTTTCTTCGTGCCGGAGCATTTCCGGGGCAGGATCCGAATGTTTATGGATTTTATCTCTTGCTTGCCATGGGGATCCAACTGGCGTTTATCGCTGCCGGACCAAGGCAGAGGCATTTCTGGCTCCATGCGGGGCTGCTGATTCTCAACTTAACCTCTTTACTCATCACCGAATCGCGAGGGGATTTTCTGGGATTCGTTGTTATGTTTTTGATGCTTTTTTGGGTTGGTTCATTCAGAAAACGCTGGTTAGTCTTTGCGGGTTTCGTTTTAGCACTATTGTTTTTTTTACCGCCCGGCAGCGCTTTGTGGGAACGGTTTACATCGTTGGCAGTCGACCGGGGGAACAGGCGGTTAGACATTTGGCTAATCAGTTGGCATATCATTCAAAGTCACCCGTGGTTCGGAATCGGGCTAAGCAATTTTCCGAATGAAATAGGGACTTACATCCAAGGGACGAAGACGATGAATTTGATTCATCCCGGAACAGGTGTCCATAATAGCATTTTAGGGATCTGGTCCGAATTGGGTTTGGTCGGGTTGCTCTTCTTTGGCTGGATTTTGGCTACGGTTTTGATGCACGGTCGTCAAGTTATGAAGCGTCTTTCGAACGGCACATTTGAAAGTCTGGCCATCCAAGGATTACTGATTGCCACGACGGGCATATTCGCGGCCAGTCTTTGCCTAGGGGCTTATTTTCGAAAATATTTCTGGTTGCCCATGGCTCTCATTGAAGTCTTATATCAGAGGCGGCATCAGTTCGGACAAACTTCAGAAAAGACTGGAATTGAGCGATGA
- a CDS encoding glycosyltransferase family 4 protein: protein MIRICFIADATSPHTQKWVRGCLKLHCEIFVISHTPGEIPGAQVIVHPLTLLGFPKYCWSVRRLIRGIRPNIVHAHQFGAHGLYAWFSGCGVLANSAWGSDILVNPRRSFWLRCLVRFLIKRSDIITSVSSQITSELIQLGAKPEKILTFMMGVERADFEWLSQAAKPENPFVICSPRLHEPIYNLPIILKAFQMISHDYPDVWLWVIGSGSLTQELRDFAIHNGSERIKFWGRVSPEQSRELLAQSQIMVSIPKSDGTPVSMMEGMAAGCLLIVSDIPAYREWVRHEENGLVVGFNADELASAFRRGIEQAEFRERARIQNRCLIESRAIWEDKFKMMLDWYKKAAEIE from the coding sequence ATGATAAGGATCTGTTTTATCGCAGATGCAACGAGCCCGCATACCCAAAAATGGGTACGCGGTTGTTTGAAATTGCATTGCGAAATTTTTGTCATATCGCATACTCCGGGAGAGATACCGGGCGCTCAGGTGATCGTTCATCCTTTGACTTTGCTCGGGTTTCCGAAATATTGCTGGTCAGTTCGGCGGTTAATCCGGGGAATTCGTCCCAATATCGTTCATGCTCATCAATTTGGGGCGCATGGTCTTTATGCCTGGTTTTCAGGTTGTGGAGTTTTAGCGAATTCAGCCTGGGGATCGGATATCCTGGTTAATCCGCGTCGCTCGTTCTGGTTACGTTGTTTGGTCCGGTTTTTAATCAAACGTTCTGATATAATCACTTCAGTTAGTTCCCAAATTACCTCGGAATTGATACAATTGGGTGCGAAACCGGAAAAAATTTTGACCTTTATGATGGGTGTCGAGCGGGCTGATTTTGAATGGTTAAGTCAAGCGGCTAAACCGGAGAATCCTTTTGTGATCTGTTCACCCCGCCTCCATGAGCCGATTTATAATCTCCCGATTATTTTGAAAGCGTTTCAAATGATCAGCCATGATTATCCTGATGTTTGGCTATGGGTTATCGGAAGTGGGAGCCTAACGCAGGAATTACGAGACTTTGCAATTCATAACGGGAGCGAGCGGATTAAGTTTTGGGGCAGGGTCTCGCCGGAACAGAGCCGGGAGTTGCTGGCTCAAAGTCAAATCATGGTCAGTATACCGAAGAGTGACGGGACTCCGGTCAGTATGATGGAAGGGATGGCTGCCGGTTGTCTCTTAATCGTTTCAGATATTCCGGCCTATCGCGAGTGGGTGCGACATGAGGAGAACGGTTTGGTGGTTGGGTTTAATGCTGATGAGTTAGCCTCAGCTTTTCGGCGAGGAATTGAACAGGCCGAATTTCGTGAACGGGCTCGAATTCAAAACCGTTGTTTGATTGAGTCGCGCGCTATCTGGGAGGATAAATTTAAGATGATGTTGGATTGGTATAAAAAGGCGGCTGAAATCGAATGA
- a CDS encoding glycosyltransferase, translated as MKITMLLSNGFGPDPRVAAEAVALQSAGHQVTIFAWDRTGSMPEQEEYQGVKVIRSQIRTTYSRGPMQVCCFLKFWQECRSFLQKNPTQAIHCHDLDTLWPGVAEGRLQKVPIIFDAHEAYPDMVAHLFPRPMVAAIRLLEKRLVPQTTAVITVGQILARRFERLKARRVVVVGNYKKHLWDKPSEAPDCPPLRIIYVGGLNRDRLLAPLIMAIAGTTRYQLLIVGDGLERAKLEELAAGADNIQFTGFLPQERAREFINLSHLVYYGVAAEYPNNQYSTPNSLFLAMTAGRPMLTTAVGEIATIVQAEHCGTVLSDLHKDEIVKALERYYDPVFWKEHSRNGFQASLTKYNWEKASQNLISLYRELECNHGQG; from the coding sequence ATGAAAATCACCATGTTACTATCCAATGGATTTGGGCCCGATCCACGCGTAGCGGCTGAGGCGGTCGCGTTGCAGTCCGCCGGGCACCAAGTTACCATCTTTGCCTGGGATCGGACCGGAAGTATGCCGGAGCAAGAAGAATATCAGGGAGTGAAGGTCATTCGTTCCCAAATTCGAACGACATATAGCCGCGGACCCATGCAAGTTTGTTGTTTTTTGAAATTTTGGCAGGAGTGCCGTAGCTTTTTGCAGAAAAATCCTACGCAGGCAATTCACTGTCATGACCTGGACACGTTATGGCCCGGCGTTGCGGAGGGACGGCTTCAAAAGGTACCGATAATCTTCGATGCGCATGAAGCATATCCCGATATGGTTGCCCACCTGTTTCCTAGGCCGATGGTCGCAGCCATTCGTTTGTTGGAGAAACGATTAGTACCTCAAACGACCGCCGTGATCACCGTGGGTCAAATTTTGGCGCGCCGTTTTGAAAGATTAAAAGCGCGACGGGTAGTCGTTGTCGGCAACTATAAGAAGCATCTATGGGATAAGCCGTCTGAAGCGCCGGATTGTCCGCCGCTGCGAATCATTTATGTGGGAGGATTAAATCGGGACCGTTTACTGGCGCCTCTCATCATGGCGATAGCCGGGACGACACGCTATCAACTGCTTATTGTAGGAGATGGTCTCGAGCGGGCGAAGCTTGAGGAATTGGCGGCAGGCGCGGACAATATCCAGTTTACCGGTTTTTTGCCGCAGGAGCGCGCCAGAGAATTCATCAATCTGAGCCATCTGGTCTATTATGGAGTCGCTGCGGAATATCCCAACAATCAATATAGTACGCCGAACTCATTATTTCTGGCAATGACTGCCGGACGCCCAATGCTTACGACAGCGGTTGGGGAAATTGCCACCATTGTTCAAGCCGAACATTGCGGCACGGTACTGTCAGATTTGCATAAAGACGAGATCGTGAAGGCGCTGGAACGATATTACGATCCGGTTTTCTGGAAAGAACATTCCCGTAATGGGTTTCAAGCATCGTTGACAAAGTATAATTGGGAAAAAGCCAGTCAAAATTTGATATCGTTGTATCGGGAGCTGGAATGTAACCATGGGCAAGGCTGA
- a CDS encoding glycosyltransferase family 4 protein, with product MGKAELILINHYASIPRWPGPTRNFDFAAELVRLGWNVTLVGCKFNHYLRRYLENPPASENGVRFQWVWSTPYQGNSIQRELNIIGFSLLSLWRGLFVPGGIVLAVTPPLESACTAWLLSRLKGVPFVLDVEDLWPDSLISMGFTNRWVIGWLRGLERFLYRHSDQILVVADQMRQYLLDQGVPGSKISLIPLGANLPAATDNRPAIRAQYGWRDDQVIAVYVGAHGPANALETLIRAAQLLVDEPALQIVLFGDGSDKPRLQQLLQSLKLTNVRLADPVPPGEVPAILGAADIGIASLKDTPTFKTVRPNKIYEYMAAGLPIACCIDGEARQIVEEVGSGIFIRPEDDHGLAAQLRRLACDSELRRSLGANGYRFCREEGDRRKLAATMGAVLEKVLERSSRR from the coding sequence ATGGGCAAGGCTGAATTGATCTTGATAAATCATTACGCATCCATTCCGCGCTGGCCGGGACCGACGCGGAACTTCGATTTTGCCGCGGAATTGGTCCGTTTGGGTTGGAACGTCACCCTGGTAGGTTGTAAGTTCAACCATTATCTGCGGCGTTATTTGGAAAACCCGCCGGCCAGTGAGAACGGAGTCCGTTTCCAGTGGGTCTGGAGCACTCCTTATCAGGGCAACTCCATCCAACGGGAGTTAAATATTATTGGATTTTCCCTTCTCAGCTTATGGCGGGGACTCTTCGTCCCAGGCGGAATCGTGCTGGCTGTAACCCCGCCACTGGAGTCGGCTTGCACTGCCTGGTTATTGTCGCGGTTGAAAGGAGTTCCTTTTGTTTTGGACGTGGAAGACCTTTGGCCGGATTCTTTAATTTCAATGGGGTTCACAAACCGTTGGGTTATCGGTTGGCTGCGCGGATTGGAGCGTTTTTTATATCGCCATTCCGATCAGATTCTGGTGGTGGCTGATCAGATGCGCCAGTATTTACTGGACCAGGGAGTGCCCGGGTCCAAAATCAGCCTGATCCCGCTGGGCGCCAATTTACCAGCGGCCACTGACAACCGTCCGGCCATCCGGGCTCAATACGGGTGGCGGGACGATCAAGTCATCGCCGTCTATGTCGGTGCGCATGGACCGGCCAATGCTTTAGAAACTCTGATTCGTGCTGCGCAGTTGCTTGTCGATGAGCCGGCGCTCCAGATCGTTTTATTCGGGGATGGGTCCGATAAACCCCGTTTACAGCAGCTATTACAGAGCTTGAAGTTGACCAATGTCCGCCTGGCTGACCCGGTGCCGCCGGGAGAGGTCCCGGCGATTTTGGGAGCGGCCGATATCGGAATTGCCTCGCTGAAGGATACGCCGACCTTTAAAACAGTACGGCCCAATAAAATTTATGAGTACATGGCCGCCGGCTTGCCCATCGCCTGTTGTATCGATGGTGAAGCGCGCCAGATCGTGGAGGAGGTCGGCTCGGGAATTTTTATTCGGCCCGAAGATGACCATGGATTGGCGGCTCAACTACGCCGTCTGGCATGCGATTCCGAATTGAGGCGGAGCCTCGGTGCCAACGGGTACCGTTTCTGCCGCGAGGAAGGGGATCGCCGTAAATTGGCCGCCACAATGGGCGCGGTTCTGGAAAAAGTGCTGGAAAGGTCTTCACGGCGATGA
- a CDS encoding sugar transferase gives MMRRVQFSLKHGLDFLMALVLLLPVALFVSILGLILYLDSPGPIFFRQLRPGRGGKLFGLYKLRTMTPGDHTAATPRNRDGSLALTSDLGGYTRFGRVLRRFSLDELPQLFNILKGEMSFIGPRPDLPEHLELYTEEERLKLAVKPGLTGLAQVMGRNELPWKERLQLDITYVRKYSLLLDLKIFLLTLSRLISGRGVYQ, from the coding sequence ATGATGAGACGGGTGCAGTTTTCGCTGAAGCATGGCTTGGATTTCTTGATGGCCTTGGTATTACTATTGCCAGTCGCTCTGTTCGTGTCGATCCTGGGCCTCATTTTATACCTGGATTCGCCGGGACCCATCTTCTTCCGGCAGTTGCGCCCCGGTCGCGGCGGAAAATTATTTGGTCTTTATAAGTTGCGGACCATGACCCCCGGGGATCACACCGCCGCTACGCCGCGCAATCGCGACGGTTCGTTGGCGCTCACCAGCGACCTGGGAGGTTACACCCGCTTTGGAAGGGTATTGCGACGCTTCAGTCTGGATGAACTGCCGCAGCTTTTTAACATTCTAAAAGGGGAAATGAGTTTTATCGGTCCCCGGCCGGACCTCCCCGAGCACCTGGAGCTGTATACTGAGGAAGAACGGTTGAAACTGGCCGTGAAACCCGGTCTAACCGGTTTGGCTCAAGTGATGGGGCGCAACGAGCTTCCCTGGAAGGAACGGCTGCAGCTGGATATCACCTATGTACGAAAGTATTCTTTGCTTTTAGATCTCAAAATTTTTCTGCTGACGCTGAGCCGGTTGATCAGCGGACGTGGCGTTTATCAATGA
- a CDS encoding GNAT family N-acetyltransferase yields MTIGGLQLRELEWDTRFFGQKMGRIMIDPAPEPADFSENAWRRIFEVASRQKYEFLLCEAEATQAQIIQTLSTMGGSLADVLLTLSYNLEKDLMQQRLDSPAVPASEADLPGIIAIAGDSFRQSRFFRDRRFDPGKAGQLYPEWVRNAFQTTEDFYVIKQQEAVAAFISLQKQEELLSIRLLAVEPDCRGMGLGEKLVDWAIDYAAANRLRRITVGTQVSNYPALRLYEKMGFRVERALYRFHFWLASPSQLGMGGLG; encoded by the coding sequence TTGACCATCGGAGGACTTCAACTGCGCGAATTGGAATGGGACACCCGTTTCTTCGGCCAAAAGATGGGGCGGATCATGATTGATCCGGCGCCGGAGCCGGCAGACTTCTCTGAAAATGCTTGGCGGCGAATCTTCGAAGTCGCTTCGCGGCAAAAGTATGAGTTTTTGCTTTGTGAGGCTGAGGCCACTCAAGCGCAGATCATTCAAACATTGAGTACCATGGGTGGTTCCTTGGCAGACGTGTTATTAACGCTGTCATACAATCTGGAAAAGGATTTAATGCAGCAACGGCTGGATTCCCCGGCGGTTCCGGCCAGTGAAGCAGATCTTCCGGGGATTATCGCGATCGCCGGCGACAGCTTTCGGCAATCCCGTTTCTTCCGGGATCGGCGTTTTGACCCCGGAAAAGCCGGGCAACTGTATCCCGAATGGGTGCGGAACGCTTTTCAAACCACCGAGGATTTTTACGTCATCAAACAGCAGGAGGCGGTCGCCGCCTTCATTTCGTTGCAAAAACAAGAGGAACTGCTGAGCATTCGTTTATTGGCGGTAGAGCCTGATTGCCGGGGAATGGGGTTGGGGGAAAAACTAGTCGATTGGGCGATTGATTACGCGGCTGCCAATCGTTTGCGGCGGATCACCGTGGGCACGCAGGTCAGCAATTATCCGGCCCTCCGCCTCTATGAAAAAATGGGCTTTCGGGTAGAACGGGCGTTGTATCGTTTTCATTTTTGGCTGGCGTCTCCAAGCCAGTTGGGCATGGGTGGCCTGGGTTAA
- a CDS encoding DegT/DnrJ/EryC1/StrS family aminotransferase: protein MQVPAFDLTRQNEQLAKPLAEAYQKVVAGGNFILGEAVKRFEAEMAEVLRVKHAVAVANGSDALVLALMALEIGPGDEVIVPGFTFFATAGAVCRVGATPVFADVLPGSYNLNPAAVRTKVTSRTKAIVPVHLFGGPAAMAELMALASEYNVAVIEDAAQSGGSICGGLPTGSIGDLGCFSFFPTKNLGCFGDGGMVTTQSDALAEKLRMLRVHGARKKYYHELLGFNSRLDTLQAAILQVKLPHLGEWLARRQAIAAKYREGLKGVPGIHLPDEAEGHTYNQFTITTPRRDALREYLAAHAIGSTIYYPLGLHLQPVFSGLGYGRGDLPVTEELTETVLSLPVFPELSEAEQEYVIAKILKFSEGETCRK from the coding sequence TTGCAGGTTCCTGCATTTGATCTGACCCGTCAGAATGAACAGTTGGCGAAACCGCTGGCCGAGGCTTACCAAAAGGTGGTTGCCGGCGGAAACTTTATCCTGGGTGAAGCCGTAAAACGGTTTGAAGCCGAAATGGCCGAGGTTTTACGGGTCAAGCATGCCGTGGCGGTGGCCAACGGCAGTGACGCTTTGGTATTGGCCCTGATGGCGCTGGAGATCGGACCGGGAGACGAAGTAATCGTGCCCGGCTTTACTTTTTTCGCTACAGCCGGCGCGGTTTGCCGGGTCGGGGCGACGCCGGTCTTTGCCGATGTACTTCCGGGCAGCTATAATTTGAATCCGGCTGCGGTGCGAACCAAGGTCACGTCACGGACCAAGGCGATCGTTCCGGTCCATCTGTTTGGCGGACCCGCCGCAATGGCGGAACTGATGGCGCTGGCAAGCGAATACAATGTAGCAGTGATCGAAGATGCCGCTCAGTCCGGCGGTTCCATTTGCGGGGGCTTGCCGACCGGATCCATTGGGGACCTGGGCTGTTTCAGCTTTTTCCCCACCAAAAATCTCGGCTGCTTCGGCGACGGCGGCATGGTGACCACGCAATCCGATGCGTTGGCGGAGAAATTGCGCATGCTCCGCGTCCATGGCGCCCGGAAAAAATATTACCATGAGTTGCTGGGGTTCAACAGCAGGCTGGATACGCTGCAGGCTGCCATTCTCCAGGTAAAACTGCCCCATTTGGGAGAATGGCTTGCCCGGCGCCAAGCGATCGCCGCGAAGTACCGGGAAGGTCTGAAGGGTGTTCCGGGGATTCATTTGCCGGATGAAGCCGAAGGCCATACTTATAATCAGTTCACCATCACCACTCCTCGGCGCGATGCCTTGCGGGAGTATTTAGCGGCCCATGCCATCGGCAGCACGATTTATTATCCGCTTGGGCTGCATTTGCAGCCGGTCTTTTCCGGCTTGGGTTACGGGCGGGGCGATCTGCCTGTCACCGAAGAATTGACGGAGACGGTGCTATCGTTGCCGGTCTTCCCGGAGTTGTCCGAGGCCGAGCAGGAGTACGTGATCGCCAAAATTCTCAAGTTCAGTGAGGGAGAAACGTGCAGAAAATAG